The sequence TCTTTTTAGCTTCCTAGGCCTACTCATATGTTATATACTATTTGTAAAAAGCTTGAGCAAGAATATTGCTAAGTATAGTGAAGGTCTTGCAATCGCTACTTTCTTCAGTCTATCACTTCTATTAAGATATATACTTATTGAGTTTCGTTTCCCTGGAAGTTTGTTTGATTTAGAGATTTTTCATCCCCGGCTTTATGGTTTTAGCTTTTGGTTCCCATCTTTGGGTGACTTCATATTAAATTCAATATTAATAGTCTATGGCTCTTTTTTGGTATTCAATAGAAGATTCGAGTCTCCAGTCAATTCAAGTGCTTCAACACAATCTGGCTTACTGCGTATTTCTTTGTTTTTTCTAATCCTACTTGCCTTTTCATGGTTCATTTCGGATTTGTTTATTAGTCTTATAATCGACTCCAATATCTCTTTTGATATATCCAATTTTACTGATATTAATGAATACAGCATTCTAGGCTTAACAGGAGTAGCACTATTAAACTTTTCTTTTTTCCTTCTGTGCGACCGCATTATTCGCAAGATTAATGAGCTCAACTTATCTGAAAAAGTTTTGATACAGGGCAGCGTACTTGCTCTTGGAGTTCATTTAGGGTTGCATCATTTCTATGGGTATAGAGATTTGATTTTGGTTTTTTGGTGCGTTCCAATTATTGGCACTATTTATTATTTCCGTTCAAATAGTAAATCAAAGTATAGTCTGTATAACGTTATCGTTCTTCTGTTTTTATTCGGGTTGTTTTCTTCTCATACCTTATTAAAATACACGAAGAATAAAGAGCATTCAGGCAGAGAACGGCTGGCAAAAAAACTTGCTGTAGAGAAAGATCCCATAACAGAATATAAGTTAAGAGAGATAGGTAGAAAACTGATTGAGGATAAGTTCTTGATGACAGAACTCGCTTCCGGAGAGTGCAAGACTGTAGATATGGATTATTACCTCAGCGAGAATTTTTTCTTTGAACTCTTATCTAGGTATGAGATGGAAATTACATTATGCTATCCGAACGAGGCACTAATGCTATTGCACAACAATACAGAAGTACCCTGTCTAGAGTTTTTCAAGGATAGTATTATTGGGATGAGCGAGAGGATAACGGACCAATTTTATCTCCACGATAATTCTTCTGGCAGAACAAGTTATTGTGCTTTAATTGAGTTTGATGATTCTGCAGATACCTTGGGTGCTATTCCAGTATTGTTTATAGAGTTAAATTCTAAGTACATCAAAACGAATGTTGGTTTTCCGGAATTACTTCTGAATGGGAAAGTAAAAACGGACATAGGTTCCTACACATATGCCAAGTATAAGAACGATCAGTTGGTTGCGCATAGTGGCGATTTCCCATATGGTTTAGTGCCAGACGATTTTATTGATCCGAACAAGAAGAAGGAATATGTAGATAGCGAGGGTTATAATCATTATGTATATAGATCGAATGCGAATAATTTGATTGTCCTAAGCAAGAAAACAGACAGAAGGCTTAGGCCATTTACAACGTTGTCTTATCTCTTTGCTTTCTCGGCAATAGTTTTACTGATATGCCTGGGCTTGGATAAGCTCTTAAAAGGGGAGAATCCATTTCGGTTAAACTTTAAAAACAGGATTCTGTTTATCCTCATTTTTATGTCGTTTGCAACAGTACTAATTGTGGCAAGCACGTCTATTTACTATTTGAAAGATCAGTTTAGGAATAAGAATATCAAAAGTTTGTCTGAAAAAATGTCTTCTATAATTATAGAGTTGGAAGAGCATTTAGATTATCCGAAAACATATAGTGGTATGGATCCGGAGTTTATTGAAAAGGTATTGATTAGGAGAGCAGATGTATTCTTTAGCGACATTAGCCTGTTTAATAAAGAGGGTAATTTATTGGGTACTTCTAGGAAAGAGATTTTTGATGAGGGCTTTGTCTCTGATAAGATGAATACGAATGCGATGCATAATATGGTGCTGCATTATAAAAACGATTATTTCCAAGAGGAGCAGATTGGAGGCCTAAGTTATTTGTCGAGCTACACGCCTATTCTTGGTGAAAATAATGAGCCAAAAGCATTTGTTAACCTCCCCTACTTCTTGAAGCACGATACATTAGAAAGTGAGATTTCTAACTTTTTAGCCACGCTGCTGAACGTATATATTTTGCTTCTCATGCTTTCTATTTTGATCTCCATTTTGGTATCTAATACAGTCTCTAATCCACTTAGACTGCTAAAAGAAAAAATGATGGGTATACAATTGGGCAAATCGAACGAAGAGATTGTTTGGCAAGGCGATGACGAAATAGGTAGTTTAATAAGTGAGTATAATAGAATGATCTTGGAGTTGGGTCATAGTGCAAGTTTATTGGCTAAATCAGAGAGGGAATCTGCTTGGCGAGATATGGCAAAACAAGTGGCACACGAAATTAAAAACCCACTTACTCCAATGAAATTGAATGTGCAGCAATTACAGAGAGTTTGGAATGATAAGGGTGATGACTGGGAAAACCAGTTACAGAAGTTCTCGAAAAGTATGATTGAACAGATCGATACTCTTTCTGGAATAGCAAGTGAATTCTCCAATTTTGCTCAAATGCCATCAGCTATAAACAAGGAATTGAATATTAAGGAGGTCCTTTCGGATGTGCTTTACCTATTCAAAGAAACTGAGAATGTTCGATTTGAATTTAATAGCTCAGATCAAGATGAGTATTGGGTAGTAGCGGATAAGGATCAGTTAAATAGGGTGTTTAATAATTTGATTAAAAACTCTATTCAATCGTTTATAGAAGAAGAGAATAATTTGGTAGAGGTTATATTAACAAAAGTGAAATCAAAAATTAGGATTGAATTAAAGGACAATGGCAGTGGTATTTCTGAAAATGAAAGAGATCAAATATTCGTTCCGAATTTTACCACAAAAAGTAGCGGTATGGGCTTAGGGCTTACAATGGTTAAAAATATTATAGAAACAGCCGGTGGAACAATTCACTTTGAATCGGAAATTGGTAAAGGGACTTCGTTCTTTATTTCCCTTCCTTCTGGCGGAGGTAAATAGGTGGAGTAGTTCAAATTATTCTAACTTTGTTTACGCACCATTCCTATTGCTCCTATGGAAAATCAGAATACGATATCAACCCTCGAAAGCGGGATACTCACCATAGTAATAAATCGTCCCGAAAAGCTTAATGCTCTGAATCAGCAAACACTTAATGAGTTGAGTGCTGCTATGGATCGAGTTTATAACGAGGCGGAAGTTAAAGGAGTGATTATTACAGGTAGCGGTGAAAAGGCTTTTGTAGCTGGTGCTGACATTTCAGAATTTCAAGATTTTAATGCAAGCCAGGGAAAAGACTTAGCTGAGAAAGGTCAGTTTCTTTTTGATCGAATTGAGAGAAGTCCCAAAGCGGTAATTGCAGCAGTAAATGGTTTCGCCTTAGGCGGAGGATGCGAATTGGCTATGGCGTGTCATATTAGGATCGCTTCTGATAATGCAATGTTTGGTCAGCCGGAAGTAAACTTGGGTATAGTTCCGGGTTATGGAGGTACACAAAGAATGCCTCATCTTGTGGGTAAAGGGAAAGCTTTAGAGCTTTTACTTACTGGAGATATGATTGATGCGAAAACTGCGCATTCGATTGGATTAGCGAACCATGTTGTACCATTAAATGAGGTGATTTCATTTTCCTCAAGTATCTTAAAACGGATTATATCGAAATCTCCAATGGCGGTTAGTAAAACGATTAAGAGCATTATAGCTGGGTACGATTATGATGTAAACGGCTATAAAGAAGAGATTAAAAATTTTAGTGAAAGTTTTAATACGGGAGATTTCATAGAAGGTACAACGGCTTTCTTAGAAAAAAGGAAACCAGATTTTTACAAAAACTAAAAGCGATTAATAATTCAATAAGTTGAGCCAATTAAAAAAACTCGTAGGTCAAACAGCCATTTATGGCCTTAGTAGTATCATTGCTCGTCTACTTAATTTTTTACTTGTTCCGTGGTATACCCGAATTTTTACCAAAGCGGAGTATGGTATTGTTACCGAATTGTATTCTTACGTTGCTGTTCTTATCGTGATACTCACATTTGGAATGGAAACCTCGTTCTTTAGACATTCAGCTGAGGATCCAGATAAGGAGAAAGTATTTAGCACTTCCTTATTAGTTGTAGCCCTTTTCTCGTTTTTATTTATGGCGTTTTGTGGCCTTTTTACCGAGCATATTGCGGTTGCGATGAGGTATCCCGACTCTATGGAGTACGTAATCTGGTTTGCTTTGATAATTGGTTTGGATGCTATTTCGTCTATCCCGCTTGCAAAACTGAGACAGCAGAATAGAGCAAGAAGGTTTATGGTAGTTAACGTGTTGAATATATTGATCAATATTTCGCTCAACGTATTCTTCCTGTACTACTGCAAGAATCATTACAACGAATTCGGAGAGCAATCAAACGCACTCGTAAAGTTTGCCTACAATCCGAGTGTCGGAGTAGGGTATATATTCATCGCCAATTTAATCTCTAGCGTATTTAAGTTTGTTCTACTATCTCCTCAGATGCTAACGTTCCGATTAAACATAGCTAAGGATCTAATTGTAAAAATGTTGATTTATGGATTCCCATTAATGTTGGCTGGGGCTGTAGTTTTCTTGAATGATTTCTTTTCTAGGATTGCATTTAAATTCTTAGTGGATTTGCCAGGAGATGGTGCCATGGCCGATCTAGGTGTTTTTGGTGCCTGTATAAAAGTAGCGGTATTAATGACCTTGTTTGTGCAGGCCTTTAAATATGCGGCTGAACCATTTTTCTTCTCGAATTATAAGGAAAAGGATTCCAAACAATTGTTTTCGGATGTACTTACCTATTTCGTTATTGCTTGTACTTTCATATACATGGCCATTATGTTTAACATAGATATAGTGATGTATTTTATAGGTGAAGATTTTAGATCGGGTGTTGAGGTAGTTCCAATATTGTTACTAGCTAATCTGTTTATAGGGATATATTATAATTTATCTGTTTGGTATAAGACAACCGATAGAACACAGTATGCTATTTACTTTGGGGTTTTAGGAACAGTAATTACTATTGGTCTTAACTTATATCTCATTCCTATTTATGGGGCAATAGGGGGCGCTTGGACAACGTTAATCTGTTACTTTTCTATGACTGCAGTTTCCTATATAATGGGTCAACGAATAAATAAAATTCCATATAATTTGTCCAAAATTATTGTTTATATCTCATTAGCTGTATTACTCGTTTATATAGATTCTGTACTTAATTTTGGAACAGGAATTGTCCAATATATTGGCAAAGGCGTGGTTTTAACAAGCTATGCGTTTGTAGTTTATAAAATAGAGAGACCTAAAGGAATTATTCTTAATCAATAACATTTATTTCAAAGATGAACGTTAAAATAATCAACCGATCAAAGCACGATTTGCCGAGGTATGGTACAGAACAATCTGCGGGTGTGGATTTAAGAGCCGAATTGGAATCGCCAATAGAGCTAAAGCCTCTTGAAAGAGCGATGGTACCAACGGGCCTTTTTATTGAGCTTCCTGCTGGTTTTGAGGCGCAAGTGAGACCAAGAAGCGGCTTGGCTGCTAAACAGGGCGTAACAGTATTAAATTCGCCTGGCACAATTGATGCAGATTATAGAGGAGAGATAAAAGTTATTCTAGTCAATTTGTCGAACGATCCATTTGTAATTAACGATGGTGAGCGAATAGCTCAAATGGTTATAGCAAAACATGAACAAGCTGAATGGGTGGAAGTAGAAGAATTGGAATCTAGCGAAAGAGGAGCTGGAGGATTTGGGCACACAGGAAAAAACTAAACACTACAAGTTGAAGAAAATTAAATACGTTTTATTAATTACCATTCTATCTTTAGTTGGCTTATCGGCATATGCTGAAAAAGCAGAGAAGAATGGAGATGGTACAGACGTAACCAGTTTTCGATACTCTTATTTTGAAGCGAGCAAGGAAAAGGTATTGGGAAACCTATTAAAAGCGGAAGAGCTTTTTCAGAACTGTGTGGCCATTAATAAGAATGAACCTGCACCACATTACGAGTTGGCGAGTATTTATTTTTTAAACAACAATTACAGCAAAGCACTACATCATTCTATTCTGGCTTACAAATTGGATCCTGAAAATATCTGGTACAGATTATTTCTTGCAGACATTTACTTGAAGACAAAACATTACAAAGAATCTGCCGCCGTCTTTAAAAAACTGGTAGAAGATTATCCAAACTACATAGATTATTACTTTGATTGGGCCACCGTTTATTTAAACGCCAATAAGCTTAAGAATGCTTTAGAAGTCTACGATAAGTTAGAAGAAATTATGGGTGTTAATGAAGAATTGTCCATTCAGAAGGAGCGTATTTACTTGAAGATGGATAAGATGGACAAGGCGGTTGAAGAAATCCGAAAACTGATAAAGTCGGATCCAAGTAAACCGGAATATTATGAGCTTCTTTC comes from Flavobacteriales bacterium and encodes:
- the dut gene encoding dUTP diphosphatase — translated: MNVKIINRSKHDLPRYGTEQSAGVDLRAELESPIELKPLERAMVPTGLFIELPAGFEAQVRPRSGLAAKQGVTVLNSPGTIDADYRGEIKVILVNLSNDPFVINDGERIAQMVIAKHEQAEWVEVEELESSERGAGGFGHTGKN
- a CDS encoding enoyl-CoA hydratase/isomerase family protein, whose amino-acid sequence is MENQNTISTLESGILTIVINRPEKLNALNQQTLNELSAAMDRVYNEAEVKGVIITGSGEKAFVAGADISEFQDFNASQGKDLAEKGQFLFDRIERSPKAVIAAVNGFALGGGCELAMACHIRIASDNAMFGQPEVNLGIVPGYGGTQRMPHLVGKGKALELLLTGDMIDAKTAHSIGLANHVVPLNEVISFSSSILKRIISKSPMAVSKTIKSIIAGYDYDVNGYKEEIKNFSESFNTGDFIEGTTAFLEKRKPDFYKN
- a CDS encoding GHKL domain-containing protein, translated to MSKNIAKYSEGLAIATFFSLSLLLRYILIEFRFPGSLFDLEIFHPRLYGFSFWFPSLGDFILNSILIVYGSFLVFNRRFESPVNSSASTQSGLLRISLFFLILLAFSWFISDLFISLIIDSNISFDISNFTDINEYSILGLTGVALLNFSFFLLCDRIIRKINELNLSEKVLIQGSVLALGVHLGLHHFYGYRDLILVFWCVPIIGTIYYFRSNSKSKYSLYNVIVLLFLFGLFSSHTLLKYTKNKEHSGRERLAKKLAVEKDPITEYKLREIGRKLIEDKFLMTELASGECKTVDMDYYLSENFFFELLSRYEMEITLCYPNEALMLLHNNTEVPCLEFFKDSIIGMSERITDQFYLHDNSSGRTSYCALIEFDDSADTLGAIPVLFIELNSKYIKTNVGFPELLLNGKVKTDIGSYTYAKYKNDQLVAHSGDFPYGLVPDDFIDPNKKKEYVDSEGYNHYVYRSNANNLIVLSKKTDRRLRPFTTLSYLFAFSAIVLLICLGLDKLLKGENPFRLNFKNRILFILIFMSFATVLIVASTSIYYLKDQFRNKNIKSLSEKMSSIIIELEEHLDYPKTYSGMDPEFIEKVLIRRADVFFSDISLFNKEGNLLGTSRKEIFDEGFVSDKMNTNAMHNMVLHYKNDYFQEEQIGGLSYLSSYTPILGENNEPKAFVNLPYFLKHDTLESEISNFLATLLNVYILLLMLSILISILVSNTVSNPLRLLKEKMMGIQLGKSNEEIVWQGDDEIGSLISEYNRMILELGHSASLLAKSERESAWRDMAKQVAHEIKNPLTPMKLNVQQLQRVWNDKGDDWENQLQKFSKSMIEQIDTLSGIASEFSNFAQMPSAINKELNIKEVLSDVLYLFKETENVRFEFNSSDQDEYWVVADKDQLNRVFNNLIKNSIQSFIEEENNLVEVILTKVKSKIRIELKDNGSGISENERDQIFVPNFTTKSSGMGLGLTMVKNIIETAGGTIHFESEIGKGTSFFISLPSGGGK
- a CDS encoding oligosaccharide flippase family protein, which produces MSQLKKLVGQTAIYGLSSIIARLLNFLLVPWYTRIFTKAEYGIVTELYSYVAVLIVILTFGMETSFFRHSAEDPDKEKVFSTSLLVVALFSFLFMAFCGLFTEHIAVAMRYPDSMEYVIWFALIIGLDAISSIPLAKLRQQNRARRFMVVNVLNILINISLNVFFLYYCKNHYNEFGEQSNALVKFAYNPSVGVGYIFIANLISSVFKFVLLSPQMLTFRLNIAKDLIVKMLIYGFPLMLAGAVVFLNDFFSRIAFKFLVDLPGDGAMADLGVFGACIKVAVLMTLFVQAFKYAAEPFFFSNYKEKDSKQLFSDVLTYFVIACTFIYMAIMFNIDIVMYFIGEDFRSGVEVVPILLLANLFIGIYYNLSVWYKTTDRTQYAIYFGVLGTVITIGLNLYLIPIYGAIGGAWTTLICYFSMTAVSYIMGQRINKIPYNLSKIIVYISLAVLLVYIDSVLNFGTGIVQYIGKGVVLTSYAFVVYKIERPKGIILNQ